One region of Oryzias latipes chromosome 6, ASM223467v1 genomic DNA includes:
- the LOC101165726 gene encoding lactadherin isoform X1 — MEEKARVLVLLQLFAVCLLFGVNGDPCEVNMCSNGGTCVPGTGTPFICICHDGFSGDTCNETETGACNPNPCQNDGVCEATGHSRRGDVFNEYVCKCQPGYEGVHCQTSIQGANLNAKKDVNDCAGQPCENGGVCRDLDGDFKCHCPSPFVGKHCQLRCISLLGMEGGGIAESQISASSVRYSLLGLQRWGPELARLHKKGLVNAWSAAAHDKNPWIQINMQRKMRLTGIVTQGASRMGSAEFIKAFKVASSLDGKTYTMYRTEGQRKDHVFVGNVDNDSTKTNLFDPPIIAQYIRIVPVVCRKACTLRMELVGCELNVYSNTSGCSEPMGMKSRLVLDRQITASSSFRTWGLEAFTWHPHFARLDKQGKTNAWTASTNNRSEWLQVDLLSPKKITGIITQGAKDFGSVQFIVSFKVAHSDDGKSWTVVKDETSKTDKIFPGNSDNNVHKKNIFEPAFYSRYVRILPWEWHERITLRMELLGCDE, encoded by the exons GGGATCCGTGTGAGGTGAATATGTGCAGCAACGGCGGAACCTGTGTGCCTGGGACGGGGACGCCATTCATCTGCATCTGCCATGATGGCTTTTCTGGAGATACTTGCAATGAGACGGAAACAG GAGCATGCAACCCCAACCCATGTCAGAATGATGGCGTCTGCGAAGCGACGGGGCACTCTCGCCGAGGTGATGTCTTCAACGAGTATGTCTGCAAATGCCAGCCAGGCTATGAGGGGGTTCACTGTCAGACCA gTATCCAGGGGGCAAATTTAAATGCCAAAAAAG ATGTAAATGACTGTGCTGGCCAGCCGTGTGAGAATGGAGGCGTCTGCAGAGACCTGGATGGAGATTTCAAATGCCACTGTCCATCTCCTTTCGTAGGCAAACACTGCCAATTAC gctGCATCTCCCTGCTCGGTATGGAAGGAGGCGGCATTGCTGAATCCCAGATTTCTGCCTCATCAGTCCGCTACAGCCTGCTGGGCCTGCAGCGCTGGGGCCCTGAGCTGGCACGGCTCCACAAAAAGGGACTGGTCAACGCCTGGAGTGCAGCTGCTCATGACAAGAACCCATGGATCCAG ATCAACATGCAGAGAAAGATGCGCCTCACAGGCATCGTGACGCAGGGAGCCAGTCGCATGGGCTCTGCAGAGTTCATTAAAGCCTTCAAAGTGGCCTCCAGCCTGGATGGCAAAACATACACCATGTACAGAACCGAGGGACAGAGGAAGGACCAT GTGTTTGTGGGGAACGTTGACAATGACAGCACTAAGACCAACCTGTTTGACCCCCCAATCATCGCTCAGTACATCCGTATTGTCCCTGTTGTGTGCCGTAAGGCATGCACCCTGCGCATGGAGCTGGTGGGCTGCGAACTCAACG TGTATTCAAACACTTCAGGTTGCTCAGAGCCCATGGGTATGAAGTCCCGATTGGTGTTGGACCGGCAGATCACAGCCTCCAGCTCGTTTCGCACCTGGGGACTTGAGGCTTTCACCTGGCACCCACACTTTGCTCggctggacaagcagggaaagACCAACGCCTGGACAGCTTCCACCAACAATCGCTCTGAGTGGCTGCAG GTCGACCTGCTGTCTCCAAAGAAGATAACAGGAATCATCACACAGGGGGCCAAAGACTTTGGCTCTGTCCAGTTTATCGTTTCTTTCAAAGTGGCTCATAGTGATGATGGGAAGTCCTGGACTGTAGTGAAGGATGAAACCTCAAAGACAGACAAG ATCTTCCCCGGTAACTCTGACAACAATGTtcacaaaaagaacatttttgagccGGCGTTCTACAGCAGATACGTGCGCATCCTGCCGTGGGAGTGGCACGAGCGCATCACTCTGCGCATGGAGCTTCTGGGTTGTGATGAGTAG
- the LOC101165726 gene encoding EGF-like repeat and discoidin I-like domain-containing protein 3 isoform X4 — protein MEEKARVLVLLQLFAVCLLFGVNGDPCEVNMCSNGGTCVPGTGTPFICICHDGFSGDTCNETETGACNPNPCQNDGVCEATGHSRRGDVFNEYVCKCQPGYEGVHCQTNVNDCAGQPCENGGVCRDLDGDFKCHCPSPFVGKHCQLRCISLLGMEGGGIAESQISASSVRYSLLGLQRWGPELARLHKKGLVNAWSAAAHDKNPWIQINMQRKMRLTGIVTQGASRMGSAEFIKAFKVASSLDGKTYTMYRTEGQRKDHVFVGNVDNDSTKTNLFDPPIIAQYIRIVPVVCRKACTLRMELVGCELNGCSEPMGMKSRLVLDRQITASSSFRTWGLEAFTWHPHFARLDKQGKTNAWTASTNNRSEWLQVDLLSPKKITGIITQGAKDFGSVQFIVSFKVAHSDDGKSWTVVKDETSKTDKIFPGNSDNNVHKKNIFEPAFYSRYVRILPWEWHERITLRMELLGCDE, from the exons GGGATCCGTGTGAGGTGAATATGTGCAGCAACGGCGGAACCTGTGTGCCTGGGACGGGGACGCCATTCATCTGCATCTGCCATGATGGCTTTTCTGGAGATACTTGCAATGAGACGGAAACAG GAGCATGCAACCCCAACCCATGTCAGAATGATGGCGTCTGCGAAGCGACGGGGCACTCTCGCCGAGGTGATGTCTTCAACGAGTATGTCTGCAAATGCCAGCCAGGCTATGAGGGGGTTCACTGTCAGACCA ATGTAAATGACTGTGCTGGCCAGCCGTGTGAGAATGGAGGCGTCTGCAGAGACCTGGATGGAGATTTCAAATGCCACTGTCCATCTCCTTTCGTAGGCAAACACTGCCAATTAC gctGCATCTCCCTGCTCGGTATGGAAGGAGGCGGCATTGCTGAATCCCAGATTTCTGCCTCATCAGTCCGCTACAGCCTGCTGGGCCTGCAGCGCTGGGGCCCTGAGCTGGCACGGCTCCACAAAAAGGGACTGGTCAACGCCTGGAGTGCAGCTGCTCATGACAAGAACCCATGGATCCAG ATCAACATGCAGAGAAAGATGCGCCTCACAGGCATCGTGACGCAGGGAGCCAGTCGCATGGGCTCTGCAGAGTTCATTAAAGCCTTCAAAGTGGCCTCCAGCCTGGATGGCAAAACATACACCATGTACAGAACCGAGGGACAGAGGAAGGACCAT GTGTTTGTGGGGAACGTTGACAATGACAGCACTAAGACCAACCTGTTTGACCCCCCAATCATCGCTCAGTACATCCGTATTGTCCCTGTTGTGTGCCGTAAGGCATGCACCCTGCGCATGGAGCTGGTGGGCTGCGAACTCAACG GTTGCTCAGAGCCCATGGGTATGAAGTCCCGATTGGTGTTGGACCGGCAGATCACAGCCTCCAGCTCGTTTCGCACCTGGGGACTTGAGGCTTTCACCTGGCACCCACACTTTGCTCggctggacaagcagggaaagACCAACGCCTGGACAGCTTCCACCAACAATCGCTCTGAGTGGCTGCAG GTCGACCTGCTGTCTCCAAAGAAGATAACAGGAATCATCACACAGGGGGCCAAAGACTTTGGCTCTGTCCAGTTTATCGTTTCTTTCAAAGTGGCTCATAGTGATGATGGGAAGTCCTGGACTGTAGTGAAGGATGAAACCTCAAAGACAGACAAG ATCTTCCCCGGTAACTCTGACAACAATGTtcacaaaaagaacatttttgagccGGCGTTCTACAGCAGATACGTGCGCATCCTGCCGTGGGAGTGGCACGAGCGCATCACTCTGCGCATGGAGCTTCTGGGTTGTGATGAGTAG
- the LOC101165726 gene encoding EGF-like repeat and discoidin I-like domain-containing protein 3 isoform X3, with amino-acid sequence MEEKARVLVLLQLFAVCLLFGVNGDPCEVNMCSNGGTCVPGTGTPFICICHDGFSGDTCNETETGACNPNPCQNDGVCEATGHSRRGDVFNEYVCKCQPGYEGVHCQTNVNDCAGQPCENGGVCRDLDGDFKCHCPSPFVGKHCQLRCISLLGMEGGGIAESQISASSVRYSLLGLQRWGPELARLHKKGLVNAWSAAAHDKNPWIQINMQRKMRLTGIVTQGASRMGSAEFIKAFKVASSLDGKTYTMYRTEGQRKDHVFVGNVDNDSTKTNLFDPPIIAQYIRIVPVVCRKACTLRMELVGCELNVYSNTSGCSEPMGMKSRLVLDRQITASSSFRTWGLEAFTWHPHFARLDKQGKTNAWTASTNNRSEWLQVDLLSPKKITGIITQGAKDFGSVQFIVSFKVAHSDDGKSWTVVKDETSKTDKIFPGNSDNNVHKKNIFEPAFYSRYVRILPWEWHERITLRMELLGCDE; translated from the exons GGGATCCGTGTGAGGTGAATATGTGCAGCAACGGCGGAACCTGTGTGCCTGGGACGGGGACGCCATTCATCTGCATCTGCCATGATGGCTTTTCTGGAGATACTTGCAATGAGACGGAAACAG GAGCATGCAACCCCAACCCATGTCAGAATGATGGCGTCTGCGAAGCGACGGGGCACTCTCGCCGAGGTGATGTCTTCAACGAGTATGTCTGCAAATGCCAGCCAGGCTATGAGGGGGTTCACTGTCAGACCA ATGTAAATGACTGTGCTGGCCAGCCGTGTGAGAATGGAGGCGTCTGCAGAGACCTGGATGGAGATTTCAAATGCCACTGTCCATCTCCTTTCGTAGGCAAACACTGCCAATTAC gctGCATCTCCCTGCTCGGTATGGAAGGAGGCGGCATTGCTGAATCCCAGATTTCTGCCTCATCAGTCCGCTACAGCCTGCTGGGCCTGCAGCGCTGGGGCCCTGAGCTGGCACGGCTCCACAAAAAGGGACTGGTCAACGCCTGGAGTGCAGCTGCTCATGACAAGAACCCATGGATCCAG ATCAACATGCAGAGAAAGATGCGCCTCACAGGCATCGTGACGCAGGGAGCCAGTCGCATGGGCTCTGCAGAGTTCATTAAAGCCTTCAAAGTGGCCTCCAGCCTGGATGGCAAAACATACACCATGTACAGAACCGAGGGACAGAGGAAGGACCAT GTGTTTGTGGGGAACGTTGACAATGACAGCACTAAGACCAACCTGTTTGACCCCCCAATCATCGCTCAGTACATCCGTATTGTCCCTGTTGTGTGCCGTAAGGCATGCACCCTGCGCATGGAGCTGGTGGGCTGCGAACTCAACG TGTATTCAAACACTTCAGGTTGCTCAGAGCCCATGGGTATGAAGTCCCGATTGGTGTTGGACCGGCAGATCACAGCCTCCAGCTCGTTTCGCACCTGGGGACTTGAGGCTTTCACCTGGCACCCACACTTTGCTCggctggacaagcagggaaagACCAACGCCTGGACAGCTTCCACCAACAATCGCTCTGAGTGGCTGCAG GTCGACCTGCTGTCTCCAAAGAAGATAACAGGAATCATCACACAGGGGGCCAAAGACTTTGGCTCTGTCCAGTTTATCGTTTCTTTCAAAGTGGCTCATAGTGATGATGGGAAGTCCTGGACTGTAGTGAAGGATGAAACCTCAAAGACAGACAAG ATCTTCCCCGGTAACTCTGACAACAATGTtcacaaaaagaacatttttgagccGGCGTTCTACAGCAGATACGTGCGCATCCTGCCGTGGGAGTGGCACGAGCGCATCACTCTGCGCATGGAGCTTCTGGGTTGTGATGAGTAG
- the LOC101165726 gene encoding lactadherin isoform X2 yields the protein MEEKARVLVLLQLFAVCLLFGVNGDPCEVNMCSNGGTCVPGTGTPFICICHDGFSGDTCNETETGACNPNPCQNDGVCEATGHSRRGDVFNEYVCKCQPGYEGVHCQTSIQGANLNAKKDVNDCAGQPCENGGVCRDLDGDFKCHCPSPFVGKHCQLRCISLLGMEGGGIAESQISASSVRYSLLGLQRWGPELARLHKKGLVNAWSAAAHDKNPWIQINMQRKMRLTGIVTQGASRMGSAEFIKAFKVASSLDGKTYTMYRTEGQRKDHVFVGNVDNDSTKTNLFDPPIIAQYIRIVPVVCRKACTLRMELVGCELNGCSEPMGMKSRLVLDRQITASSSFRTWGLEAFTWHPHFARLDKQGKTNAWTASTNNRSEWLQVDLLSPKKITGIITQGAKDFGSVQFIVSFKVAHSDDGKSWTVVKDETSKTDKIFPGNSDNNVHKKNIFEPAFYSRYVRILPWEWHERITLRMELLGCDE from the exons GGGATCCGTGTGAGGTGAATATGTGCAGCAACGGCGGAACCTGTGTGCCTGGGACGGGGACGCCATTCATCTGCATCTGCCATGATGGCTTTTCTGGAGATACTTGCAATGAGACGGAAACAG GAGCATGCAACCCCAACCCATGTCAGAATGATGGCGTCTGCGAAGCGACGGGGCACTCTCGCCGAGGTGATGTCTTCAACGAGTATGTCTGCAAATGCCAGCCAGGCTATGAGGGGGTTCACTGTCAGACCA gTATCCAGGGGGCAAATTTAAATGCCAAAAAAG ATGTAAATGACTGTGCTGGCCAGCCGTGTGAGAATGGAGGCGTCTGCAGAGACCTGGATGGAGATTTCAAATGCCACTGTCCATCTCCTTTCGTAGGCAAACACTGCCAATTAC gctGCATCTCCCTGCTCGGTATGGAAGGAGGCGGCATTGCTGAATCCCAGATTTCTGCCTCATCAGTCCGCTACAGCCTGCTGGGCCTGCAGCGCTGGGGCCCTGAGCTGGCACGGCTCCACAAAAAGGGACTGGTCAACGCCTGGAGTGCAGCTGCTCATGACAAGAACCCATGGATCCAG ATCAACATGCAGAGAAAGATGCGCCTCACAGGCATCGTGACGCAGGGAGCCAGTCGCATGGGCTCTGCAGAGTTCATTAAAGCCTTCAAAGTGGCCTCCAGCCTGGATGGCAAAACATACACCATGTACAGAACCGAGGGACAGAGGAAGGACCAT GTGTTTGTGGGGAACGTTGACAATGACAGCACTAAGACCAACCTGTTTGACCCCCCAATCATCGCTCAGTACATCCGTATTGTCCCTGTTGTGTGCCGTAAGGCATGCACCCTGCGCATGGAGCTGGTGGGCTGCGAACTCAACG GTTGCTCAGAGCCCATGGGTATGAAGTCCCGATTGGTGTTGGACCGGCAGATCACAGCCTCCAGCTCGTTTCGCACCTGGGGACTTGAGGCTTTCACCTGGCACCCACACTTTGCTCggctggacaagcagggaaagACCAACGCCTGGACAGCTTCCACCAACAATCGCTCTGAGTGGCTGCAG GTCGACCTGCTGTCTCCAAAGAAGATAACAGGAATCATCACACAGGGGGCCAAAGACTTTGGCTCTGTCCAGTTTATCGTTTCTTTCAAAGTGGCTCATAGTGATGATGGGAAGTCCTGGACTGTAGTGAAGGATGAAACCTCAAAGACAGACAAG ATCTTCCCCGGTAACTCTGACAACAATGTtcacaaaaagaacatttttgagccGGCGTTCTACAGCAGATACGTGCGCATCCTGCCGTGGGAGTGGCACGAGCGCATCACTCTGCGCATGGAGCTTCTGGGTTGTGATGAGTAG